Part of the Nostoc sp. ATCC 53789 genome, ATAGACCTAAAAATTTATTTGCTTATGGTGAACCTACACCAACTGTTTTTGAGTTAGCTGCTGCTTATGCTTTTGCATTTGTAAAAAATCATGCATTTATAGATGGTAATAAAAGGGTGGCTTTCGTTTCGATGGCTACCTTTCTGATATTGAATGGGTATTCTTTAGAAGTCCCAGAAAAAGAAGTTGTATTAATGATAAAAAGACTTTCAACTGATCAAGAGACTCAAGAATCGATAGCAGATTGGATTAAAGGAAATTGTATTAAAATAGATAATTAAGCTGATTGCGAAGGCACTTTGCAGGTTTATCTAATAAATTTAGAAAACCAAAATATTAAACCCTTCCTAGCAATCCTGGAAAGTTATAGCTGGGGATTTGCGCTACCCTAAGTCTGGAAGCCAAGGATAAATCACATGAGAAAATGGATTTGGCTGATGCTGTTGATGCTGATGGCAGTTGCTGTGGTGGGTAGCAGAGGTAGTACGCTTTTTGAACAGCGTTCCTCACCAAGAATTGTTGAAAGCATTCCTTTGGAAACGCCGCAACCACAACTAGAGTTAAAAAAAGTTGATGATACCCTACAAGTGTCTGCTGATAAGCTATTAAACCATATCCAAAAGTTAAATTTTCAGCGTTACACGACAAAAGAGCGATCGCTTACTCGCACTTACATCACAACTGAACTGAAAAAATTCGGCTGGAAGCCCAAATTGGAAAAGTTCTCTGAGGGTGTAAATATTTTTGCTGAACGAATAGGAACCAACAAAGCCGCTAAAGCAATTCTCGTCGCAGCGCATTACGATACTGTCGCTTTATCCCCCGGTGCTGATGATAACGCTAGTGGTGTAGCTGTAGTGCTAGAAGTCGCGCGTTTGCTTGGTTCTCACCCCACACCACGGACATTACAACTAGCTTTTTTTGACCAAGAGGAAGCAGGACTTTTGGGTAGTCAGGCTTTTGTGAGCCAGACAGCACGCTTGCAAAATTTAGACGGAGCGATCGTTATGGATATGGTTGGTTATGCTTGTTACACTGTTGGGTGTCAGAAATACCCGGCGGGTTTGCCCGTTACCCCACCTAGTGACAAGGGCGACTTTTTGGCAGTGGTTGGTGATACAGAACATTTGCCTTTGCTGAATGCCTTTCCAAGCTCACAGATTCTCCCCTCAAGCGCCCAGAATAAACAGGAATCAAATCTGCCACCAGTCCTCATACTACCAATTCCTTTTAAAGGTTTACTGACACCAGACACTTTACGTAGCGATCATGCACCATTTTGGTATCAGGGTGTGGGTGCTGTGCTGGTGACAGATACAGCCAATTTACGGACTCCGCACTATCAT contains:
- a CDS encoding type II toxin-antitoxin system death-on-curing family toxin, whose protein sequence is MNEIFWLSEAVIKAMHEEQLAEHGGLPGIRDRNLLLASLDRPKNLFAYGEPTPTVFELAAAYAFAFVKNHAFIDGNKRVAFVSMATFLILNGYSLEVPEKEVVLMIKRLSTDQETQESIADWIKGNCIKIDN
- a CDS encoding M20/M25/M40 family metallo-hydrolase, with translation MRKWIWLMLLMLMAVAVVGSRGSTLFEQRSSPRIVESIPLETPQPQLELKKVDDTLQVSADKLLNHIQKLNFQRYTTKERSLTRTYITTELKKFGWKPKLEKFSEGVNIFAERIGTNKAAKAILVAAHYDTVALSPGADDNASGVAVVLEVARLLGSHPTPRTLQLAFFDQEEAGLLGSQAFVSQTARLQNLDGAIVMDMVGYACYTVGCQKYPAGLPVTPPSDKGDFLAVVGDTEHLPLLNAFPSSQILPSSAQNKQESNLPPVLILPIPFKGLLTPDTLRSDHAPFWYQGVGAVLVTDTANLRTPHYHQPSDVPATIERSFFTGAAQIVVNATSNLLNKNEVLQTQPPS